One window from the genome of Glycine soja cultivar W05 chromosome 12, ASM419377v2, whole genome shotgun sequence encodes:
- the LOC114377915 gene encoding uncharacterized protein LOC114377915, which produces MAAAVTDMARRHTISQILVDLVKFAVGSAIDGSRRIIPGRKQVDKMVPEGLINIPLPTPLKAKKHPDLKVANDLPFETKMEEVKEDMNNLKQQYEASIKRVEESQPPNKSDGGFKEINLVQGNGRRVFIRSRL; this is translated from the exons ATGGCCGCCGCCGTGACCGATATGGCCCGCCGTCACACGATTAGCCAAATACTGGTCGACCTCGTCAAGTTCGCCGTCGGTTCCGCCATCGACGGCTCACGCAGAATCATCCCTG GTAGGAAGCAGGTAGATAAGATGGTGCCAGAAGGATTAATAAACATACCCTTGCCAACCCCTTTAAAGGCCAAGAAACACCCTGATTTAAAGGTTGCAAATGACCTCCCTTTTGAGACAAAAATGGAGGAAGTGAAGGAAGACATGAATAACCTAAAGCAGCAGTACGAAGCATCAATCAAACGTGTTGAAGAATCACAGCCGCCAAACAAATCTGATGGCGGCTTTAAGGAAATCAATCTTGTGCAGGGCAATGGAAGGAGGGTATTCATTCGATCTCGTCTATAG
- the LOC114378601 gene encoding uncharacterized protein LOC114378601: MMETGDISQPEPPKQVWCEEKQASVHEEIKRMNQLPANSSYVTHRLKVLNKILQLMSVQRTVSREQELELLFAGLSL; encoded by the exons ATGATGGAGACTGGAGATATTAGTCAGCCTGAACCACCGAAACAGGTGTGGTGTGAGGAAAAACAGGCTTCTGTTCATGAAGAAATTAAGAGAATGAACCAATTGCCTGCAAACAGTTCATATGTTACACATCGTCTGAAGGTTCTTAATAAAATTTTGCAACTCATGTCAGTTCAG AGAACTGTATCCCGAGAGCAGGAGTTGGAGTTGCTTTTTGCCGGGCTTTCTTTGTGA
- the LOC114380123 gene encoding transmembrane protein 184C-like, whose amino-acid sequence MHPAQIVLYGSTLCVMITVHFSMKLLAEHVLNWKKPKEQKAIVIIILMAPLYAVDSYVGLINFFGSEAFFTFLDSIKECYEALVIAKFLGLMYNYLNISLSKNIVPDEIKGREIHHSFPMTLFQPHTTRLDHKTLKLLKNWTWQFVVIRPVCSILMITLQYLDVYPTWVSWINTVILNISVSLALYSLVVFYHVFSKELEPHKPLAKFLCIKGIVFFCFWQGIVLDLLAALGIIRSRYSWLAVERIEEGYQNLLVCVEMVFFSIYQQYAYSAAPYKVNSAPSDKKSK is encoded by the exons ATGCATCCTGCGCAGATCGTTTTGTATGGATCAACTTTATGTGTCATGATAACAGTGCACTTCTCCATGAAGCTACTCGCTGAACATGTTTTGAACTGGAAGAAACCAAAGGAGCAAAAGGCCATAGTAATTATAATCCTTATGGCCCCATTGTACGCTGTGGACTCCTATGTTGGTTTGATAAATTTCTTTGGAAGTGAAGCATTTTTCACATTCTTGGACTCAATTAAAGAGTGCTATGAAGCTCTG GTGATTGCTAAGTTTTTGGGCTTGATGTACAATTATCTAAACATCTCCTTAAGTAAGAACATAGTGCCGGATGAAATCAAGGGAAGAGAAATTCATCATTCATTCCCAATGACTCTTTTTCAG CCTCACACTACTCGTCTGGACCATAAAACACTGAAGCTTCTCAAAAACTGGACTTGGCAATTTGTTGTGATACGTCCAGTGTGCTCAATCTTGATGATAACTCTACAGTATCTTGATGTTTATCCCACTTGGGTCAGCTGGATAAACACAGTCATTCTGAACATTTCAGTGTCACTGGCATTGTATTCTCTTGTTGTTTTCTACCATGTGTTTTCTAAAGAGCTGGAGCCACATAAGCCTCTTGCCAAGTTTTTATGCATAAAAGGGATTGTCTTTTTCTGCTTTTGGCAG GGAATTGTGCTTGATCTCCTGGCAGCACTAGGAATAATCCGATCCCGTTATTCCTGGCTAGCTGTGGAACGCATTGAGGAAGGCTACCAAAACCTTTTGGTTTGTGTTGAAATGGTTTTCTTCTCAATATATCAGCAATATGCATACAGTGCTGCTCCATACAAAGTTAACAGTGCACCTTCAGATAAAAAGTCAAAGTGA